Proteins encoded in a region of the Odocoileus virginianus isolate 20LAN1187 ecotype Illinois chromosome 9, Ovbor_1.2, whole genome shotgun sequence genome:
- the CABLES2 gene encoding CDK5 and ABL1 enzyme substrate 2 isoform X1, with the protein MAAAAAGGAPGTSPGPAARAAPQALRRRGDSRRRQAALFFLNNISLDGRPPTLGPGGEKPPPPPPPPTETREPPAPPPPPPPPPPAPPAGLPLPGPGGRTSAPQSLLSPAPAPTGLGLGLGLGLDGQRQRRRVASQRCSLEFLEDTVGCPSGQRTKHISGSPRHKGLKKTHFIKNMRQYDTRNSRIVLICARRSLCAAFSVLPYGEGLRVSDLRVDSQKQRHPSGGVSVSSEMVFQLEGVELGADGKVVSYAKFLYPTNALVTLKPDSHGPTPQPRPSVPRTLLGSRCKPIPPRAAPASSELGADVGDALEYNPNLLDDPQWPCGKHKRVLIFASYMTTVIEYVKPSDLKKDMNETFREKFPHIRLTLSKIRSLKREMRNLSEECGLEPVTVSMAYVYFEKLVLQGKLNKQNRKLCAGACVLLAAKISSDLRKSDVKQLIDKLEERFRFNRRDLIGFEFTVLVALELALYLPENQVLPHYRRLTQQF; encoded by the exons ATGGCCGCAGCCGCGGCGGGTGGAGCGCCGGGCACGTCCCCCGGCCCCGCCGCCAGGGCAGCGCCACAGGCGCTGCGGAGGCGCGGGGATTCGCGGCGCCGCCAGGCCGCGCTCTTCTTCCTCAACAACATCTCCCTGGACGGGCGGCCCCCGACCCTGGGCCCCGGGGGCGAAaagcccccgccgccgccgccaccgcccaCCGAGACGCGCGAGCCTCCGgcgccgccgcctcctccgccgccgccgccgcccgcgccccccGCCGGCCTGCCCCTGCCTGGACCCGGAGGCAGGACCTCAGCGCCCCAGAGCCTGCTCAGCCCCGCTCCCGCGCCCACCGGCTTGGGCCTCGGCCTCGGCCTGGGCCTGGACGGGCAGCGCCAAAG AAGGCGCGTGGCGTCCCAACGCTGCTCCCTCGAGTTTCTGGAAGACACAGTGGGATGTCCCTCGGGTCAAAG AACCAAACACATATCAGGATCACCGAGACACAAAGGCCTGAAGAAGACACATTTCATCAAGAACATGCGGCAGTACGACACCAGGAACAGCAG GATTGTGCTGATCTGCGCCAGACGGTCTCTGTGCGCGGCCTTCTCAGTCCTGCCATATGGAGAAGGCCTGCGAGTCAG TGACCTGAGAGTGGACAGCCAGAAGCAGAGGCACCCATCTGGCGGCGTTTCTGTGTCTTCCGAGATGGTCTTCCAGTTGGAAGGCGTTGAGCTGGGGGCAGATGGAAAG GTTGTTTCTTACGCCAAGTTCCTGTACCCCACCAACGCCCTGGTCACGCTCAAGCCCGACAGCCACGGCCCAACGCCTCAGCCCCGCCCCAGTGTGCCCCGCACTCTGCTGGGGTCCCGATGCAAACCCATCCCACCCAGGGCAGCGCCAGCCAGCTCGGAGCTAG GGGCCGATGTGGGGGATGCCCTGGAGTACAACCCCAACCTGCTGGATGACCCTCAGTGGCCCTGCGGCAAGCACAAGCGTGTGCTCATCTTCGCGTCCTACATG ACCACGGTGATTGAGTACGTGAAGCCCTCCGACCTCAAGAAGGACATGAACGAGACCTTCCGGGAGAAATTCCCCCACATCAGGCTGACACTGAGCAAGATCAGGAG TTTGAAACGAGAGATGCGGAACCTGTCCGAGGAGTGTGGCTTGGAGCCTGTGACCGTGTCCATGGCCTATGTGTACTTCGAGAAGCTGGTGTTGCAGGGTAAGCTCAACAAGCAGAACCGCAAGCTCTGCGCCGGCGCCTGCGTGCTGCTGGCCGCCAAGATCAGCAGCGACCTGCGCAAGAGCGACGTGAAGCAGCTCATCGAC AAGTTGGAAGAAAGGTTTCGGTTCAACCGACGGGATCTCATCGGCTTTGAGTTCACGGTGCTCGTGGCCTTGGAGCTCGCTCTCTACCTTCCTGAGAACCAGGTGTTACCTCATTACAGACGCCTCACGCAGCAGTTCTAG
- the CABLES2 gene encoding CDK5 and ABL1 enzyme substrate 2 isoform X2, whose amino-acid sequence MAAAAAGGAPGTSPGPAARAAPQALRRRGDSRRRQAALFFLNNISLDGRPPTLGPGGEKPPPPPPPPTETREPPAPPPPPPPPPPAPPAGLPLPGPGGRTSAPQSLLSPAPAPTGLGLGLGLGLDGQRQRRRVASQRCSLEFLEDTVGCPSGQRTKHISGSPRHKGLKKTHFIKNMRQYDTRNSRIVLICARRSLCAAFSVLPYGEGLRVSDLRVDSQKQRHPSGGVSVSSEMVFQLEGVELGADGKVVSYAKFLYPTNALVTLKPDSHGPTPQPRPSVPRTLLGSRCKPIPPRAAPASSELGADVGDALEYNPNLLDDPQWPCGKHKRVLIFASYMTTVIEYVKPSDLKKDMNETFREKFPHIRLTLSKIRSLWLRVNPQFETRDAEPVRGVWLGACDRVHGLCVLREAGVAG is encoded by the exons ATGGCCGCAGCCGCGGCGGGTGGAGCGCCGGGCACGTCCCCCGGCCCCGCCGCCAGGGCAGCGCCACAGGCGCTGCGGAGGCGCGGGGATTCGCGGCGCCGCCAGGCCGCGCTCTTCTTCCTCAACAACATCTCCCTGGACGGGCGGCCCCCGACCCTGGGCCCCGGGGGCGAAaagcccccgccgccgccgccaccgcccaCCGAGACGCGCGAGCCTCCGgcgccgccgcctcctccgccgccgccgccgcccgcgccccccGCCGGCCTGCCCCTGCCTGGACCCGGAGGCAGGACCTCAGCGCCCCAGAGCCTGCTCAGCCCCGCTCCCGCGCCCACCGGCTTGGGCCTCGGCCTCGGCCTGGGCCTGGACGGGCAGCGCCAAAG AAGGCGCGTGGCGTCCCAACGCTGCTCCCTCGAGTTTCTGGAAGACACAGTGGGATGTCCCTCGGGTCAAAG AACCAAACACATATCAGGATCACCGAGACACAAAGGCCTGAAGAAGACACATTTCATCAAGAACATGCGGCAGTACGACACCAGGAACAGCAG GATTGTGCTGATCTGCGCCAGACGGTCTCTGTGCGCGGCCTTCTCAGTCCTGCCATATGGAGAAGGCCTGCGAGTCAG TGACCTGAGAGTGGACAGCCAGAAGCAGAGGCACCCATCTGGCGGCGTTTCTGTGTCTTCCGAGATGGTCTTCCAGTTGGAAGGCGTTGAGCTGGGGGCAGATGGAAAG GTTGTTTCTTACGCCAAGTTCCTGTACCCCACCAACGCCCTGGTCACGCTCAAGCCCGACAGCCACGGCCCAACGCCTCAGCCCCGCCCCAGTGTGCCCCGCACTCTGCTGGGGTCCCGATGCAAACCCATCCCACCCAGGGCAGCGCCAGCCAGCTCGGAGCTAG GGGCCGATGTGGGGGATGCCCTGGAGTACAACCCCAACCTGCTGGATGACCCTCAGTGGCCCTGCGGCAAGCACAAGCGTGTGCTCATCTTCGCGTCCTACATG ACCACGGTGATTGAGTACGTGAAGCCCTCCGACCTCAAGAAGGACATGAACGAGACCTTCCGGGAGAAATTCCCCCACATCAGGCTGACACTGAGCAAGATCAGGAG TCTGTGGCTCCGTGTAAACCCGCAGTTTGAAACGAGAGATGCGGAACCTGTCCGAGGAGTGTGGCTTGGAGCCTGTGACCGTGTCCATGGCCTATGTGTACTTCGAGAAGCTGGTGTTGCAGGGTAA
- the RPS21 gene encoding small ribosomal subunit protein eS21 has product MQNDAGEFVDLYVPRKCSASNRIIGAKDHASIQMNVAEVDKVTGRFNGQFKTYAICGAIRRMGESDDSILRLAKADGIVSKNF; this is encoded by the exons ATGCAGAACGACGCCGGTGAGTTCGTGGACCTGTATGTGCCGCGGAAATG CTCCGCCAGCAACCGTATCATCGGCGCCAAGGACCACGCGTCCATCCAGATGAACGTGGCTGAG GTTGACAAGGTGACAGGCAGGTTCAACGGCCAGTTTAAAACCTACGCTATCTGCGGGGCCATTCGCAGGATG GGTGAGTCAGATGACTCCATTCTCCGGCTGGCCAAGGCTGACGGCATCGTCTCAAA GAACTTCTAA